A window of the Tiliqua scincoides isolate rTilSci1 chromosome 5, rTilSci1.hap2, whole genome shotgun sequence genome harbors these coding sequences:
- the LOC136652859 gene encoding olfactory receptor 4D1-like, which translates to MAMKNPNTTVTEFILLGFSQNLKIQSILFFIFLTIYITTWLGNLTIIMTVIYTPRLHTPMYFLLANLAVIDISDSTVTALRMLWSLISHTNSISYDWCITQIFFFHFTGGAVVFFLVVMAVDRCIAIYKPLQYLLIMSQGVCIGLAAGAWLGGFAHSIVQITLIAQLPFCGPNILNNFYCDVPQLIKLACTDTYVTELLMVSNSGLLLTLIFCILLVSYSVILVKIRTHVTEGKRKALSTCAAQIIVICLNFVPGMFIYDRPFQVFQVDKVASVLYTLITPMLNPMIFTLRNTEMKNTIRKLVQKFMATRITKSK; encoded by the coding sequence ATGGCTATGAAGAACCCAAATACAACTGTGACCGAATTTATTCTCTTGGGCTTCTCTCAGAATCTAAAAATACAGTCCATTCTCTTCTTTATCTTTCTTACTATATACATCACAACCTGGCTTGGGAACCTCACCATTATCATGACTGTGATCTATACACCTCGCCTgcacacacccatgtacttccTTCTGGCCAATCTGGCTGTCATAGACATCAGTGACTCCACGGTCACTGCACTCAGAATGCTGTGGAGCTTGATTTCCCATACAAACTCCATCTCCTACGACTGGTGCATCACCCAAATATTCTTCTTTCATTTCACTGGAGGTGCTGTGGTCTTCTTTTTAGTTGTGATGGCTGTTGACAGGTGCATCGCTATTTACAAACCACTGCAATATTTACTTATTATGAGTCAAGGCGTTTGCATAGGCTTGGCGGCAGGAGCTTGGTTGGGTGGCTTTGCTCATTCCATTGTTCAGATCACACTCATAGCTCAGTTACCCTTCTGTGGTCCTAACATTTTGAATAACTTCTACTGTGATGTCCCACAACTCATCAAACTGGCTTGTACAGACACGTATGTCACTGAGCTGCTCATGGTTTCTAACAGTGGTCTGCTCCTCACTTTAATCTTCTGCATCTTGCTTGTATCATACAGTGTCATTCTGGTGAAGATTAGAACACATGTCACAGAAGGCAAGCGCAAAGCCCTCTCCACCTGTGCTGCACAGATCATAGTCATTTGTTTGAATTTTGTTCCTGGAATGTTCATTTATGACCGACCTTTCCAAGTCTTTCAAGTGGACAAAGTAGCCTCAGTCTTGTACACTCTTATCACTCCAATGTTAAACCCAATGATATTCACACTGAGAAACACAGAAATGAAAAACACAATTAGAAAACTGGTTCAAAAATTTATGGCAACCAGAATAACAAAATCCAAATAA
- the LOC136652860 gene encoding olfactory receptor 4D1-like translates to MAQSNHTSEVTEFVLLGLTQSPNLKVILFLVFLTVYIMTWLGNLTIIMTVIFTHQLHTPMYFLLANLAFMDISDSTVTALKMLQGLITHSNTISYNWCTAQMFFFHFTASSVDFLLVVMAVDRYIAIYKPLQYLLIMNQAVCIRLVAGAWLGGFVHSIVQMAIFIQLPFCGPNILDNFFCDIPQVIKLVCIDTYAIELLMVANSGLIVAVMFFVLLISYAVILVKIRTHVTESKHKALSTCTTQIIVLSLNFGPAIFIYDRPFKVFPGDKIVSVMYTLITPMLNSMIFTLRNTEMRNSIRKLKRKILSSRNRTFD, encoded by the coding sequence ATGGCTCAGAGCAACCACACTTCAGAAGTGACAGAATTTGTTCTGTTGGGCCTCACCCAGAGTCCCAATTTAAAAGTAATCCTCTTCCTGGTTTTTCTCACTGTCTATATAATGACCTGGCTCGGAAACCTCACCATCATCATGACAGTGATCTTCACGCACCAGCTccacacacccatgtacttccTATTGGCCAACCTTGCCTTCATGGACATCAGTGATTCCACAGTCACTGCGCTCAAGATGTTGCAAGGCCTCATCACACATTCCAACACTATCTCCTACAACTGGTGCACTGCCCAAATGTTCTTTTTCCACTTCACAGCTTCTTCTGTGGATTTCCTCCTTGTAGTGATGGCTGTTGATCGGTACATAGCTATCTACAAGCCATTGCAATACTTACTTATCATGAACCAAGCAGTATGTATACGTTTAGTAGCAGGAGCGTGGCTGGGTGGCTTTGTTCACTCCATTGTCCAGATGGCCATTTTCATTCAGCTACCATTCTGTGGGCCTAACATTttggacaatttcttctgtgacatcccacAAGTCATCAAACTGGTTTGTATAGACACGTACGCCATTGAGCTGCTGATGGTTGCTAACAGTGGATTAATTGTTGCAGTGATGTTCTTTGTCTTACTGATTTCATATGCTGTTATTTTGGTAAAAATTAGAACCCATGTCACAGAAAGTAAACACAAAGCTCTTTCTACCTGCACTACACAGATCATAGTACTGAGTTTAAATTTTGGACCTGCAATATTCATTTATGATCGGCCTTTCAAGGTATTTCCAGGAGATAAGATTGTTTCTGTAATGTACACTCTTATCACCCCCATGTTGAACTCTATGATCTTCACTCTGAGAAATACAGAAATGAGGAATAGTATTAgaaaactaaaaagaaaaattttGTCTTCAAGAAATAGAACCTtcgattaa
- the LOC136652858 gene encoding olfactory receptor 4D1-like: MAMKNPNTTVTEFILLGFSQNPKIQSILFFIFLTIYITTWLGNLTIILTVIYTPHLHTPMYFLLANLAVVDISDSTVTALRTLWSLISHTNSISYDWCITHIFFFHFIAGAVDFFLVVMAIDRYIAIYRPLQYLLIMNQSVCIGLVAGAWLGGFAHSVVQITLIAQLPFCGPNILNNFYCDVPQLIKLACTDTYVTELLMVSNGGLLLTLVFCILLVSYSVILGKIRIHVTEGKRKALSTCAAQIIVICLNFVPAMFIYDRPFQVFQVDKVASVLYTLITPMLNPMIFTLRNTEMKNTIRKLVEKFMATRITKSK, translated from the coding sequence ATGGCTATGAAGAACCCAAATACAACTGTGACCGAATTTATTCTCTTGGGCTTCTCTCAGAATCCAAAAATACAGTCCATCCTCTTCTTTATCTTTCTTACTATTTACATCACAACCTGGCTTGGGAACCTCACCATCATCTTGACTGTGATCTATACACCTCACCTgcacacacccatgtacttccTTCTGGCCAATCTGGCTGTCGTAGACATCAGTGACTCCACAGTCACTGCACTCAGAACGCTGTGGAGCTTGATTTCCCATACAAACTCCATCTCCTACGACTGGTGTATCACACATATATTCTTCTTCCATTTCATTGCAGGTGCTGTGGACTTCTTTTTAGTTGTGATGGCTATTGACAGGTACATTGCTATCTACAGACCACTGCAATATTTGCTAATTATGAATCAAAGTGTTTGCATAGGCTTGGTGGCAGGAGCTTGGTTGGGTGGCTTTGCTCATTCCGTTGTTCAGATCACACTCATAGCTCAGTTACCCTTCTGTGGTCCTAACATTTTGAATAACTTCTACTGTGATGTCCCACAACTCATCAAACTGGCTTGTACAGACACGTATGTCACTGAGCTGCTCATGGTTTCTAACGGTGGCCTGCTCCTCACTTTAGTCTTCTGCATCTTGCTTGTATCATACAGTGTCATTTTGGGGAAGATTAGAATACATGTCACAGAAGGCAAGCGCAAAGCCCTCTCCACCTGTGCTGCACAGATCATAGTCATTTGTTTGAATTTTGTTCCCGCAATGTTCATTTATGACCGACCTTTCCAAGTCTTTCAAGTGGACAAAGTAGCCTCAGTCTTGTACACTCTTATCACTCCAATGTTAAACCCAATGATATTCACACTGAGAAACACAGAAATGAAAAACACAATTAGAAAACTGGTTGAAAAATTTATGGCAACCAGAATAACAAAATCCAAATAA